From Asterias rubens chromosome 20, eAstRub1.3, whole genome shotgun sequence, one genomic window encodes:
- the LOC117303624 gene encoding uncharacterized protein LOC117303624: MDRLFLLFFFVASFSTARCLASEDNTDHIDYQRLPPLARHFVRAPDPSDNPQTSTTKETAGGPGVTTLTEAITLAVMSGICGPSLFVLIACGIRQIRLTWDDPFAGGKRPTDPSAARRKQRRSVDDDDDEQGSYADDNSDPLNLDRAVTLDLDKIRAKFSPTSAKENNNDTAKVNKGYSKTAEDIL; this comes from the exons ATGGATAGACTGTTCCTATTGTTCTTTTTTGTGGCGTCTTTTTCAACGGCAAGGTGTTTGGCTTCAGAAGATAATACAG ATCACATCGACTACCAGCGTCTTCCACCGCTCGCTCGTCACTTCGTCAGGGCACCAGATCCAAGCGACAATCCACAGACATCAACCACCAAAGAAACAGCAGGCGGTCCCGGTGTGACGACCCTCACCGAGGCAATCACACTCGCCGTCATGAGCGGCATATGCGGCCCGTCGCTCTTCGTCTTGATCGCCTGTGGAATCCGCCAGATCCGGCTGACCTGGGACGATCCGTTCGCCGGAGGCAAGCGCCCCACGGATCCATCGGCTGCCCGCCGGAAGCAGAGGAGATCTGTcgatgacgatgatgatgagCAGGGTAGCTATGCAGATGACAACTCGGACCCGTTGAATCTGGATCGGGCGGTTACTCTGGATCTGGATAAAATCAGAGCGAAATTTAGTCCTACAAGTGCAAAGGAGAATAACAACGACACGGCTAAGGTTAACAAAGGATACAGCAAAACTGCAGAAGACATACTTTga
- the LOC117303836 gene encoding calcium-activated chloride channel regulator 1-like, whose amino-acid sequence MKNSQAFLAVAVFLLVHSNVDALTRPSSIRLDNNSYTGVVVAINNQIAESDVLIQRIKDMFIEASKYLYQATRKRAYFKEVTILVPKTWTPKPEYELPGNVTFDYADVIVAPPNPRWAPLTYTKQYQGCGKQGVHIHFMDAFLTDPNTELYYGPLGRTLVHEWGHLRWGLFDEYPDAVGDPDNYQEFYFSPTTNQFEGVRCSYDYNSVPLIFFPDNFFYRECNGGPDVGYEDGCVYYVLVEQDSVTSSIMYGTYPLTEISYFCDNNETDTPNLHNREAPNKHNRLCGRRSSWEVLRDHVDFAGDINQPRDLTADELIPKFTIVQHRDVRVVLLVDTSGSMNTDNRFTKMISSSANYISSIVNDGSYIGIVEFNYLGIMLKNLTLVTSDDDRQALLDALPPKAEGSTAIGDGLLKAIEVLSEGGQDPAGGIILLITDGEERERPFIADVIDFVSDSGVIVDTLAFTQYAESTLPDLSLATGGKAFFYSNEPGSNTLYEAFAATMERGDVIDAEKRVQLLGTSWVISGGQLREGGVFMDNTIGKRTEFVFSWTAQNVIGIEVTLTSPNGSVINSSFEGYGVDVTFRLLTIKLPGIAEPGAWDFAVLNSDARSDEEVSITISSYPVSDDVEPIIVTSELSGSITAFAQGEPLVAYAELRQGFSPIIYANVWATIERPGGFPPIMVQLLDNGAGADITKYDGVYSRTFTEFTGIGFYGIKIDVDNNQGNAIVIDASPFSKARPIINPDQVFDLPDIGGFQIPTPGTPPQEPKGRAAPMFSRGISGGSSRVDEVPAGFTPGNDIFPPGNIIDLRVTASSFENKTVTLMWTAPGDDLDLGAASRYEIFRASSIIALQNDSNPDSHYKLTSDDLLQGNLTAPQDYGTREVFIIEVPVNASSVASYAFVMRAYDDAGLVSDFSNVVQATLREYIPPSGPSSEGQGGLTGGQIALVVIFSVLGIVLVIGIAGASFKYLTKPKNTKTVDVEGENTDKKKDGNANNAYVVDA is encoded by the exons ATGAAGAACTCTCAAGCCTTCCTGGCCGTAGCTGTCTTCCTATTGGTCCATTCAAACGTTGACGCCTTGACCAGACCATCATCAATCCGATTGGACAATAACAGCTACACTGGTGTAGTGGTTGCCATTAACAACCAGATAGCAGAGAGTGACGTACTGATTCAACGCATAAAG GACATGTTCATCGAAGCTTCGAAGTATCTTTATCAAGCGACAAGAAAACGAGCCTACTTCAAAGAGGTGACAATCCTGGTGCCGAAAACATGGACCCCTAAACCAGAGTACGAGTTGCCTGGCAACGTGACGTTTGATTATGCTGACGTCATTGTGGCGCCACCCAATCCACGATGGGCTCCTCTGACGTATACCAAGCAGTACCAGGGATGTGGGAAACAGGGCGTGCATATTCACTTCATGGATGCATTTTTAACGGATCCCAATACGGAGCTTTACTACGGTCCACTAG gGCGCACACTCGTTCACGAGTGGGGTCATCTTCGTTGGGGGTTATTTGATGAGTACCCGGATGCTGTGGGGGACCCTGATAATTACCAAGAGTTTTACTTCTCACCAACAACGAATCAGTTTGAAGGAGTCAG ATGTTCCTACGACTACAACAGCGTTCCTTTAATCTTCTTTCCCGATAACTTCTTCTACCGTGAATGTAACGGAGGGCCTGACGTTGGGTACGAGGATGGCTGCGTGTATTACGTATTAGTGGAGCAGGATTCGGTGACGTCATCTATTATGTATGGAACCTATCCACTGACAGAG ATCAGCTATTTTTGTGACAACAATGAAACAGACACGCCAAACCTGCACAACCGGGAGGCACCTAACAAGCATAATCGTCTATGCGGACGTCGGAGTAGTTGGGAGGTGTTACGAGACCATGTGGACTTTGCAG GCGATATCAACCAACCACGAGATCTGACTGCAGATGAGTTGATACCCAAGTTCACCATTGTTCAGCACCGAGACGTCCGTGTTGTACTCTTAGTAGACACCTCTGGTAGTATGAAT ACAGACAACAGGTTCACTAAGATGATTAGCTCATCTGCCAATTACATCTCCTCCATCGTGAATGATGGCAGCTACATCGGCATTGTAGAGTTCAACTATCTCGGCATCATGCTGAAGAACCTGACGCTGGTTACCAGCGATGACGACCGCCAGGCATTGTTGGATGCTCTACCACCGAAAGCCGAAGGAAGCACAGCCATTGGTGATGGGCTACTGAAAGCAATTGAG GTGTTGTCCGAAGGAGGGCAAGATCCAGCTGGTGGGATCATCTTACTGATTACTGACGGAGAAGAAAGGGAAAGGCCCTTTATCGCTGACGTCATAGATTTCGTCAGCGACTCTGGAGTTATAGTGGATACGCTAGCCTTCACGCAGTATGCTGAGTCGACGCTACCTGATCTGTCGTTAGCGACGG GCGGCAAAGCATTTTTCTACTCCAACGAGCCTGGGTCCAACACTCTGTACGAAGCTTTCGCTGCGACTATGGAGAGAGGTGACGTCATCGATGCTGAAAAACGCGTGCAG CTTTTGGGGACCTCTTGGGTTATCAGCGGTGGACAGTTAAGAGAGGGCGGTGTCTTTATGGATAACACTATCGGGAAAAGGACAGAGTTCGTATTTTCGTGGACAGCGCAAAATGTTATAG GTATTGAAGTCACCCTTACGAGCCCGAATGGTAGTGTCATCAACTCCTCGTTTGAAGGCTACGGAGTTGACGTCACGTTTAGATTACTCACCATCAAACTACCAGGAATCGCTGAG CCCGGTGCGTGGGATTTCGCAGTTCTCAACTCGGACGCCCGATCCGACGAAGAAGTGTCAATCACAATCTCCTCCTACCCCGTAAGTGATGACGTAGAGCCGATTATCGTGACGTCAGAGTTAAGCGGGTCCATAACAGCGTTTGCGCAGGGAGAGCCGTTGGTGGCGTACGCTGAGCTGCGTCAGGGATTCAGTCCTATTATCTACGCTAATGTGTGGGCAACTATCGAGAGACCAGGCGGGTTCCCACCTATCATGGTACAATTGTTAGATAACGGAGCAG GTGCTGATATCACCAAGTACGACGGGGTTTACTCCCGGACCTTCACCGAGTTCACCGGCATTGGATTCTACGGGATTAAAATCGACGTTGACAATAACCAGGGCAATGCTATCGTCATTGATGCCTCACCGTTCTCTAAAGCTCGACCAATCATCAACCCGGATCAAGTGTTCGATCTCCCAGATATAG GTGGTTTCCAGATCCCAACACCCGGTACCCCTCCCCAGGAGCCGAAAGGCCGAGCCGCCCCGATGTTCAGTCGAGGTATCTCCGGTGGATCAAGCCGTGTGGATGAAGTACCCGCTGGCTTCACACCCGGAAATGATATCTTCCCACCGGGCAACATTATTGACCTCAGGGTCACGGCGTCCTCGTTCGAGAATAAGACCGTGACGCTCATGTGGACTGCACCTGGAGACGACTTGGACCTCGGAGCAG CCTCTCGCTACGAGATTTTTAGGGCATCTTCAATCATCGCATTGCAGAACGATTCCAACCCCGACTCACACTACAAGCTGACCTCAGATGACCTCCTACAAGGTAACCTCACAGCACCACAGGACTACGGAACCCGTGAGGTTTTCATCATCGAGGTACCAGTGAATGCCTCATCGGTGGCGTCATACGCGTTCGTCATGCGCGCTTATGATGACGCCGGTCTGGTATCCGATTTCTCTAACGTCGTTCAGGCAACGTTGAGGGAGTACATTCCACCCTCGGGACCCTCCTCAGAGGGGCAGGGAGGCCTGACTGGTGGACAGATAGCGTTGGTTGTTATTTTCAGTGTACTTGGAATCGTTCTCGTCATCGGTATTGCTGGCGCCAGCTTCAAATATTTGACGAAACCGAAGAATACTAAAACTGTTGACGTCGAAGGGGAAAACACAGATAAGAAAAAGGACGGGAATGCTAATAATGCATACGTTGTAGATGCATGA